The following DNA comes from Pieris napi chromosome 18, ilPieNapi1.2, whole genome shotgun sequence.
aaactaaaaatcttcttcttcttcttcttgaagtgcctctccactactggaggttggcggtCAGCTCGTCAAACTCCTTCTTATTTTTCAGCGCATCAGCTGTTCTACGCTGGCCACTCCCGTCCATTCTCTAATATTGCGGAGCCACGACTTCCTCCTTCTGCCAGCGCGTATTTTCCCCTCGACCTTGCCCATCATGATTACTTGAAGAAGTCGGTACCGTTCGTGTCGAAACACATGTCCCAAGTAActtatcttcttctttttaatgCTTAACGTGAGTTCTCGGGATCGTTTGACGCGCCGTAGAACTTCTTCGTTCGTGACTCTATGGACCCAGCTTATCCTCAGCATTCTTCGGTAACACCACATTTCAAAGGCGTCAAGTTTCTTAATGGTTGCTTCCTTCAAGGTCCAAGCCTCGCAACCATACATTACAACTGGCCAGATGTAACATTGAAGCATCCTACTTCGGAGgtgcaaaaaataataaaaatataaaaggaaATATACAAATCCCCTCTGGCACAAAGAGTTGTGTCTCATCCTGTAGCCTACATATGTCATAAACGTATAATAGAAACAGCAACACTGAACTCTTTTGACCTACATTCACGTATAATACTTTGTAATTTTCACTTTTTCACAGCTGCATTATGCTTTGAgaaacttttgttttaatctCGCTTGTTTAGCCACAGACCATTTATAatcttatatacatatataaattacgtgtcacgtggtttgtccgctatagactcctaaactaccgaaccgatatcaatcaaatttgcacaacGTGTGtatgatccaacttaaaagataggatagcttacatctcaatttatagccgcaatattattttattgcaaaatatttgtttattatttgatagtcacaattctaacagatggcgctgtgttgaaagtaccaacgtttcacataagctacaatttaatggcataaccaccaaaaaagcatggtggtccccatgactggtgttctcctaccgtttcccttgaatagtttgctactatgtaatataactaaaaccttagccaaaGCAACGCTTGGTCGAGTCTgctagatataaaatatatttttgaagttatacttctttaggcgcgttatgaaaaattgatgagactgaaattttacgatgcgcgcgcaccgtgacacaaaattaacagaacgaagttgcccacggaagatgctagcgcattggacataatttaaaaacaacattcgaataataatagaatttatgttacacttaatgtaagagaataataataaatatttatttatttaatttttcaaatgtaaactgaactttattgactataatgactccttttccagtctttgattatttaattgtaattaattatttgcatgcaatcaaaaactatttttaataatgccagaagtacaacttcttacgcgcgtacataagtatacgcaccctttttatttttatttcaagttaattgaaaaaaatataatatataaagattataaatttaatatatagccTAAACGGATAACATATACGAACATTATGTACTATCAAAGACAATGTACTAATAATTTGCTTGTGTGTGTGAGGGAATGTGCAGTGTGTGCGTGTGTGATCTTAAAATTCCATTCCAGTCCAGAAAAGTCCAGGATTGCGTACTCATATAGATTTACAATACTTGAACGTACAAATACCAGAGGATTCGCGACTATGTTGCCGGCCTTGTAAAAATTGGTACGTTTTTGACcccaagtcgaattggttcggagaTTTTGTGTTAGTACAATTAATGCCAGAGGTTTCGCGACTATGTTGCCGGCCTTGTAAAAATTAGTACGTTTTTGACCCCAAGTCGAATTTATTCGGAGATTTTGTGTTAGTACAATTAATGCCAGAGGTTTCGCGactacgttgccggccttgtaAAAATTAGTACGTTTTTGACCCCAAGTCAAATTGGATCGTAATTTTGTTGAGATAGTACAATTAATGCCAGATGTTTCGCTACTATGTTGCCGGCCTTGTAAAAATTGGTACGTTTTTGACTCCAAGTCAAATTGGatcgtaatttttttgtgttaccCATGTACAAATAATACCAGAGGTTTCGCGACTATGTTGCCGGCCTTGTAAAAATTGGTACGTTTTTGACcccaagtcgaattggttcggagaTTTTGTGTTAGTACAATTAATGCCAGAGGTTTCGCGACTATGTTGCCAGCCTTGTAAAAATTGGTACGTTTTTGACCCCAAGTCAAATTGGATCGTAATTTTGTTGAGATAGTACAATTAATGCCAGATGTTTCGCTACTATGTTGCCGGCCTTGTAAAAATTGGTACGTTTTTGACcccaagtcgaattggttcggagaTTTTGTGTTAGTACAATTAATGCCAGAGGTTTCGCGACTATGTTGCCGGCCTTGTAAAAATTGGTACGTTTTTGACCCCAAGTCAAATTGGATCGTAATTTTGTTGAGATAGTACAATTAATGCCAGATGTTTCGCTACTATGTTGCCGGCCTTGTAAAAATTGGTACGTTTTTGACTccaagtcaaattggttcgtaatttttttgtgttaccCATGTACAAATAATACCATAGGTTTCGCGACTGTGTCGCCGGCCTTGTAAAAATTGGTACGTTTTTGACcccaagtcgaattggttcgtaatttttttgtgttaccCATGTACAAATAATACCAGAGGTTTCGCGACTATGTTGCCGGCCTTGTAATAATTGGTACGTTTTTGACcccaagtcgaattggttcgtaatttttttgtgttaccCATGTACAAATAATACCAGAGGTTTCGCGACTATGTTGCCGGCCTTGTAAAAATTGGTACGTTTTTGACcccaagtcgaattggttcggagaTTTTGTGTTAGTACAATTAATGCCAGAGGTTTCGCGACTATGTTGCCGGCCTTGTAAAAATTGGTACGTTTTTGACCCCAAGTCAAATTGGaacgtaatttttttgagATAGTACAATTAATGCCAGATGTTTCGCTACTATGTTGCCGGCCTTGTAAAAGTTGGTACGTTTTTGACCCCAAGTCAAGTTGGTTCGGAATTTTTGTGTGTTAcccatgtaaaaataataccagAGGTTTCGCGACTATGTTGCCGGCCTTGTAAaagttggtacgctcttttttggaccccaagtcgaattggcttggattttttttgtgatgCCCCTGTACAATCATTAATGCCAGAGGTTTCGCGAATAtgttgccggcctattaaaAATGGGTACGCATTTTTCTCGACTTGATTCGGAAATTTATGTGATACTCATGTACAATTAATTCCATAGGTATCGCGACTACGCTGCCGGCCTtgtaaaaattggtacgcacTTTCCTTGACTTGGTtcgcaatattaaaaaaaatcttgatacatttttttccaatGATAGTATGTAATTCTCACATcggtacaaaaatgtatgtCAATACTATGTTAACTATGTTACAGTTGACACAACTATCACAGGGCTTCACTATAACCTACATTTTAAACTAGAAAcatatatctaaaatatatttttatttattagtatgctgcccactgaagtatttccgaaccaattcgacataGGGTCCAAAGAGCGTACAACcctaaaaaggccggcaacgcactcgagccctctggcattgagtgtcatGGGCGGGGGGGTTTCACTGGTAGTGATTGGTATGGATGGGCTTTTTCTTGTATAATCGTACCAATttttcaaaggccggcaacgcaatcgTGAACCTTCGAGTGAACGTGAGCGAtaggtatttccgaatcaattcgacttatccttcaaagagcgtaccacccttaaaaagccggcaacgcactagtGAGCCGTCTGGcattaagtgtccatgggcggtggtatcactggTAGGGATTTTTAGGGGGTAGTTtgtacaagtttttttttttatttgtttttttttaagattgtaTCCATCGAATTTATACTACTtgaatgtatttatatctattatataaaattctcgtgtcgcggtgtttgtagttaaactcctccgaaacggcttgaccgattctcatgaaattttgtgtgcatattgggtatgtctgaaaatcggacaacatttttttttcatccccctaaatgttaagggtagtccacccctatttttttttttaattttacataaatctttatttttttatgatacagcattaaaaaatacatacaacccctaattttcacccctctacgatcaacccctattttttattataaatgataaacatggcaaaacgacgtttgccggatcagctgagtattatatatagaattaCCTCACAAACCGAGTGGACAACAATAACTATAGGAGTTTTTAATCGTACCCTGAGTATGGGTATTTGATTCCAGGGGAAACATTCTGTAGGATTTGTTAAAGCACAGCACGCGCTAAGTCTCGAATGTGAACTCTATGGTCCGTACTACTCGTAACAATTACGAATTAACTAGTCGTTATGATCAACAtgtattgttttctttaaagaCATTGGAAATAGATCTATTTAATTACGAactataatacaatttaatctatatacaattttgttatttatacacaaataattattcGGTATGTCAATCAAGACTGAAACAACATtacttaacatttatttatttatatattttcgtttcccgcccgcttcgctgggcgaattaaaataggaaataaataaaattttatgtttcattattatttattttcatatttttattattcttctttttaacttcccgctaagaaaattgaaaattttcgaaaatcaggtttttaacagatgttgaccttttgaggttctaggaagcctccccgaatgtttccgcggtgaagtccgtatggataaattttcataaaagtaaaacagcaataaaaaaatgaaggaacgttggaatttaaaaaataaattttgcatCGAATGGCaatagtttcatgtcgatacgatcagtggtttaggcgtaattgagcctcaaacgaagactattttcattatatatatatagatagattaacacttcgttgcatatacataaatatagtacaattgacataattaaataaaaaggagagcaactggcggcgACATTGTACATTGGAATATATATATCTGTGGTCATAGATaagtagaattaaaaaaaaacatatttcgagtatttcatattttaatagagcCTTCAAgaattcttaataatttaattgcatttaTCATAATCTGACCTATAGCTATTCGCCTTAATATAAGGTTACAAAGATGTTACCGCTAATTCATAATGATAGTCTTGCTAATGGGCAAATTGTCAcagttaaaaagaaaaacctTTGACAGCGATAACGGTAAGGTAGCACCGATCACAAATTACAAATCCAATTATCAATATCCACTAATTAAACATCGATATCGATGGCGCGTTTtgtcattttcaaaaaaattaacctCAAACGCCAGACTCACCATCAAAAAACTCCTCGTTTATTGCATAGAATCACAAATTTCATGTCACCAATACATTCTTACAATCTCcataataatgaatttgttattatttatcacaCAAAACACATTTAGAACTTGAATCACGTCTCTAAACACAGTTTCTCATTGTAACAATCGATAGATTGTTAATTCTTTATGAAAAATGCGATAATTTTTGCATATAATCGCTACGGTAAATACACGGGCGTAACGTTTGCGGAAACGGGATATACTGATTATTTCATAGCAATACATAGCTatgattatgtaaaataacataaatttgttaaaacaaagaaaaatggtcCTTATAATAACTTATGGTGAGTTAATATTGCGATCATCACGAGAGGGTGGTAAAATTTCACCCTCCAACCCCATAGGGTGTTGGTAAGTAGGGATGTGCTTAATGTAACTCTGTTTGCAATTCTATTGTCTTATTCTTTTGTCTACGTTTAATCGATTCCTATAGTATTTCTGTAATCTTATTGTATTaatgaatataacaaaatgtgTATTATTGATACCAAATCACTTTTAATTTTGACTGATAATAAAAAGTCGAAGGCAAGGAagaaatgtatgtataaatatcattaaactataatatttatacatacatttaatattcgacTCAAAAATAAACAGGTCAATAATATAAAGTGTTTCTTCTTGGCCCTATTATTTTCagtctataatatataagttattacTAAATCCTCTTAAAGTTTAAATGCTATAGATCGATTACTTTAATTCGATTCACTACATAAAAGTGTTACCCAAAGCACTCTTCTTACTATTTATAACTACAGTCAATTTTTAACTCGTATGacatttgacaattgacattattctgttttgaatttatgaaagttatgtattaacctataaaataatagagttagatttttaaaagataaaatatttatttaaaaaaacattagctattaaatatatatacttaagaAGTTTCATATTTAAGTGAAAACAATGAATATCGCAAGGAAATTAACAACAATACCTTATAATGTGCGGAAGACTTTTTAcagaaaattcaaaatttcagcaATAAACAGTGATACTGTTGAAGCAACTCAGCCAAAAGTGCAAGAAGAGAAGTTTGATTTTGAAGATTTAAAGGTATTTGAGCGCACAGAACGAAGAAGCGCCAAAATAGACCCGTTTATGAAAGAAGTTTTCGTATCGAAATTTAACCGGGACTTACTCGCTTTTCCAGAAATTTTGACTAAAGACGAGGACGAAGCCCTCGAAAACAGAATATCTTTCCTCAAAAAGTCATTTTCTAACGCTAACAGTACAAAAGAAGAACGCAAAAATACGTTAAGACGAGCTAGTATGTATGCAGCTACTGTAAATCTTACTAAGAACGGCTTAGCAGCTAATTATACAGAACTATTACgatatttagaaataatagGAGCTGATTTAGAATTAGGACAGGCTATAAGCGAGCATTGGGTTGGTGTGACAGCTCTTTCACAAGGCTTATCAGCAGATGACTATACAGATATTATTGATGAAATAGTGTCTGGTGATGATACAAttagtatttgtattaaagaGAGGATGTCTGATAGATTGTCTCAGTCAGACTTCAGGACCACAGCTGAAATTGATGAGAAAGGTTAGTTGAAATAGATTTTCTGCCAAGTAACAAAAATCCTTAGGTAAATTAAATACCAGGGCTTGGAAAATCTATGGTGAAATGAAACAGAACTTCTACTAAGGAAgatcattaataaaatagaaagaTTATTCCAAAATGTTTAATGTGTAGGAATCAAAGAAATTCTTTCAATGCTATGTACATGCGCAAGTTTGGGTGTAAAAGTGCTATTGAAAACACATTTTGGTATTGATTTGGTACTGGTTATTATAAAGTACATACATAAAGAACATACATTcatagtaaatttatataaccAAGCTTTGCAATTtagaaatgattatttttatcagaGCTTCAAAAGCAATACAAGTTGTATTGCTttgaatgtaataaatttttggtGTTAACGAAGATGAACTTTAATGTTATTTCCAAAAatagtacaaaaataaagattatattttagtttatatatcatataaagtATGCTTGAGTAAATAGTACTAACCTAACATTACAGACAAGAAATGTTGCCGCGTCCCATATCTTGATATTCTTTGTTCAGGTTGTCTTCCTTAAAATGCCTGTAAATATTCTTCTTTAATATTAGCTTAATAAATCTTCTTAGACATTTTACTTCTCTATTTCTCTTACATTTAGACTgtaaaagataatattattgcAGGTTTTGattcataaatttttgtattttgaaaaaaattactaaaacatatttctctaaaaacaaaacaaatatgttACTATCTTATCTACTTACTAGCCAATGCACGGTTCATGACTAAGGAGTTCTACTCACTCCCACCTGGGGATAGGTCATCTCACCCAATTCTTAGTTAACCGGATAGGCTTGTACTAATATTACTATctgtgtatataaaataattatagcataaaataaatctatgaGTTACCCAAAAATTGTGCAAAATTGTGGAAAGTGTTAGTACTTAACTATTATTAGTTCTATCTTCACCAAATTTGATTTTCAGGTATTTGGAGAATACATGGGGAGAAAATTCACATTAACAAAACTAGTTATATTCTTGTTTTGGCCATAACGGACGGCAGCAAACTAAAACCGTTACTTGTCCGACCTGGAGCTGAGGGAATAAGTTATAAGGACAATTTTGTTACTTTCTCCAATACGCCTGGTACATATAGtgattatatacatataaagctGGGTTTGCCtggttattttttttgccAGCAAAGTTGCCAATTCTTCTATACCCTAAATTTGAgaactatttttttactgacCGAATTATAATGACATACCAAATACTCACAATGGACCTATTGAGAGTGTAAGTGCGGACAAACACACACAAACCAATGACATACCGaactgatttaataaaatatagttttaattctTTAAGACATTTTGTGTAAAGAGTTCTATTGTTTGATAATCAATGAAAATACCCTGTGTCTGGAACACTTAAAAAGAGTTGTGTAAGAGTTTTAAAGTTGAACAATATGTGTATTACAGCTTTAGAATTGAACATGACAAACCAAGCAATTCTAAGTCAGACATTAGGTACTAATCGCTTGCATACGGCAACACTGTGCAGGACAAGCTTACAACAGGCAACACAGGCCTGTTTAGAGTATATTCGTCCACGGTTTATAAGTGGTAAGTGatgtaattgtatataaatccattataaagatttaaacTACTCTTTTGTCTTTCTCTGTCAAAGTGTTTACGCTatgataaaaagagacagatatCTTGTTTAATGGAATTTAAGGCTGTTTTTAAgcggtttaaaaataatgaaggacgttattaaaattataatatgtaattattttgtatattctagCATGTCTCTGCCTATGATTTTGATTTGCAGCGAATAGATTCCATAAACAgggaatttaaataaatagataaattatgtttacatttaattgttttggtaATACAATCAAtagaaatattgtatataaaatactgcTATTTCTGGACTGCTTTATCTCTTGGATGTTTTTATAcgaattttataaacaaacctaaaaaaatatatgattagagttttttttacaattaattttaataattaaaatgtttgcaGTAAACCTTATTGCTACTTAAAAAGTCCTCCCCACGTTATTAGTCAACTACGGggaacttatttaaaaaaatttttttatgatttgtgttaattttcgacacttaatattttactgacaatttaattaattaaattcctaatatatcttcctttttctctCTCTAAGTCTCgcaaatctaaagttttagatttgtataactatgaacaagagttaaaaattagtttgccaaagaactttcacttttttttataagataggCAAAAGAACCTGAGACAGCCTTAATAAACACCCATGTTGATTGCATTGCCGGTCCTTTTTCCCCTTggtcgtgggttcgatcctcggTTGTGCACATGAACTTTCTAAGTGCGAATAAGgaaggaaagcatcgtgaggaatccACAGTAGGCTTATGGTAAGGGctgtagtatttttttttaattttctaattgtATTTTACAGGCAAGCCGCTATCAGAATTATCAACAATCAGATCGACGATCGGAGaagctatattatatatatacgcgAGTGAAAGTGCCGAGTACTTCACAGCTGGTCTTCTCGATGGCTTCATGGATCCTGATGCTGAACTGGAGATGGCTATGTGCAGGTAATAGGTTTTTTTCACTGATAAAAAGTTTGATgtcattgtaaatttttaaatgtaaaaataagttgtcaagttaaaaataatttgtaaatgtaaaaataatgtgtcaagttaaaaataatttgtaaagttaaacataatttgtaaagttaaaaataatttgtacatgtaaaaataatttgtaaagttaaaaataagttgtaaatgtaaaaataatttgtaaatttagcaataaactttttttttttttcagaaattttatttatttaatacctaacaa
Coding sequences within:
- the LOC125058665 gene encoding complex I assembly factor ACAD9, mitochondrial encodes the protein MNIARKLTTIPYNVRKTFYRKFKISAINSDTVEATQPKVQEEKFDFEDLKVFERTERRSAKIDPFMKEVFVSKFNRDLLAFPEILTKDEDEALENRISFLKKSFSNANSTKEERKNTLRRASMYAATVNLTKNGLAANYTELLRYLEIIGADLELGQAISEHWVGVTALSQGLSADDYTDIIDEIVSGDDTISICIKERMSDRLSQSDFRTTAEIDEKGIWRIHGEKIHINKTSYILVLAITDGSKLKPLLVRPGAEGISYKDNFVTFSNTPALELNMTNQAILSQTLGTNRLHTATLCRTSLQQATQACLEYIRPRFISGKPLSELSTIRSTIGEAILYIYASESAEYFTAGLLDGFMDPDAELEMAMCRNFISHHGQRVLLKLLAIPGVEKQRDCLRLLENMRSLTLRGENVEEVNMFIALHGVHHATKSMAEEIKKIRNPFFNPTFVFKKMITNRHQDKDDPKLDLYLSEHLHPSLKPPSESLEYCVKRMRYVTEIIMSRHGLEVASAYTELNRLAEAATEILVCTAVLARASRSYCIGLRNASNEMKLAACYVEMTKNRVKTLLSEIIDGEYLNLDHFRVQFGRKYLDTNESLTEKPTARVFW